A stretch of DNA from Candidatus Hydrothermales bacterium:
GGGTGAAATAGTTAACGTATCAGGTTCAAACATCGTATAGATAAGAAATCCAAATCCTTGAGCAACAATAGGGGCGATTGCTTGTGCAGTTTGTTGATTCAGTTGTGTCTGAGGCTTTGGTTCTGTCTTTTTCTCCTTTTTACAGTTGTAAAGTAACACCAGACCTATTATTATGCCACCTAGTAGAAACACTTTTTTCATTTTTTTATACTGTTTTTAACCCGAATCGAACGGTTCTTTAATTTTAAATCCATAATTAAAATCTTTTCAAATTAAGTGGGAGAAAGGGCCCAAAATTTATTTTTATTTATTAGATTTTATTTACTTTGTGGTTCACCTTCGACCTCTATTGTGAATGTTCCGATCGTGAAGTAACCTAAGATTAAACCAATCACTACATCAACGGCATCCATATAACACCTCGCTTTTACATTTTTTAAATTATACTTTGCTATTAAATCTGCTGTTGAATTATCTGTAAGTGGAACAAGACCATAAAGAATAAACCATACCTTTTTTGATACCTTTACTTTACCCACATCAACTTCGCTCATAACTTTTACATCTGATTGAGGTGGGGCAACAAATTTGATATTATAGCAGGATACGAAGCCTATTAAAGTTATTATAGCTAAAATTTTCTTCATATTTTACCCTCCTTTTCTTTTTATTTTATTTTGCCCCTTCTCCCACTTTTAAAAATATAATCCGATTTTAAGTTAAGAAAAATTTAATTTGCAATCGATGACTTTTTATTCAAAGATTAACTTTAGGGCAAATACTATGAAAATACCAGCAATAAAAAGAAAAAACGAATTTATTGATTTTTTAAAGTCTCTTTCACTGTGAAGTTCTGGAACAAGGTCTGATGCTGATATATATAAAAAATTACCAGCCACAAAAGGTAATAGGTAATAAATTAAATTTGATTCTTTAAAGAAAAAAAATCCAAAAATCCCACCAATAACTGCTGTAATACTTGTCAAAAAATTTAAAAAAAGTGCTTTCTCCTTAGACACCCCTCCAAAAATCAAAATCGCATAGTCTCCAAGTTCCTGTGGCACTTCATGAGCTAAAACTACTAAGGTCGTAACTATACCAAACTTTATATCCACTAGAAACGAAGTTGCAATAATTACCCCATCTATTAAGTTATGAAGAGAATCACCAATAAGACTTAAATAAGTTACAGGGTGTACTTCACATCCTAATTCATGACAGTGTCTCCATCTAAATATTCTCTCTAACATAAAAAAGAAAACAAATCCAAGAATAAAAAGCCAAGAAGCTACCAAAGGCTCAATTTTCTCAAGCGAATGTGGTAAAAGATGAATTAAGGAACCACCAAGCAAAGCTCCTGTTGCAAGCGATATAAGAAAAAATATTATTTTGGCAAAGATTTCTCTTTTTAAAATTAAAAAAATTACTCCTATAAGCGATATCAAACTTACAAGAGTCGTAGAAATTATTACACTTATAAGCACCATCTTTGCCTTTTATATTATAATAAAACAATGAAAAAACCTGCTATTTTAGGAGGCTCTCCTGCGTTTAATACTCTTTTGCCTATAAGTAGACCCTTTTGTCCAAAAGTAAAAGATTTAAAAGAAAAACTCTCAGATATATTTTCAACTGGTCAAATTACAAACAGTAAATACGTTAGAGAGTTTGAAGAAATGATATGTGATTACATTAATGTTCCATATGCCATATGTGTTTCAAGTTGCACATTGGGACTTGTTCTAACTTTAAAAGCCCTATCACTTGAAGGCTCTAAGTTTATTGTTCCATCCTTTACCTTTCCTGTCACAGTTACATCGCTTTTATGGAATAACATTGAACCAAAATTTGCAGATATTGACCCTGAGACACTTAACATTTCTACTCAAAGTATTGAAAAAAATATTGATGAAGACACAAGGGGTATCCTTGGAGTTCACGTGTATGGTACACCTTGTGAGGTTGAGTATCTTGAAGAGCTAGCTAAAAGGTATAATCTTTTTCTTTTATTTGATGCTGCTCATGCTTTTGGAGCTAAGTATAGGGGAAAATTAATAGGTTGTTTTGGAGATGCTGAAATTTTCAGTTTAAGTCCCACTAAAACAGTTATGGCAGGTGAGGGTGGTGTAGTGACCACAAATAATAGGGAACTTGCTGAAAAAATAAAGATTTTGAGAAATTATGGCGATCCTGGTACAAACGATTTTGAATATATAGGACTTAACTCAAGAATGAGTGAACTTCACGCCATTCTTGGAATTTTTTCTCTAAAGAGAGTTGAGGAAGAAGTAGAGATAAGGAACGAGTTGGCAAACATTTATATGGAAAACCTCAAGGAATTACCTGGTATAAGTTTCCAAAAGGTCAAAGAGCATGTAAGGTCAACTTTTAAGGATTTTTCAATTATTTTAGACGAAGAAAAATTTGGTCTTAAAAGGGATATTGTAAAGTTGGCTCTTGAAAAAGAAAATATACAGGTAAAAAGGTATTTTTATCCTCCCTGTCATAAACAAAAATTTTTTGGTGAAAGATTCAAAGATTTAAACTTAAAAGTAACCGAAAAAATTTCAAATAGCGTTATAAGTTTGCCTATCTACTCTTCTTTAAAGAAAAAAGATGTTATTAAAATTTGCGAATGTATAAAGAGAATTTATGATTTTAAAGAAGAGATAAAAAATTACATTTCACTTAAGGAGTAGTAGTTGCTATAGATCTTATTGTAGAAATTTTTAATTTTACCTTTTTCGAAAGCCTCACTTATTTCCTTTACTGCTTGTTCAATTCCGTACTTTGCCTTAAATTTTAAAGTTTTTCTAATTTTTTCAAAGGAAACAAAATAATTCCTGTTGTCCTCTTTTTCTTTTAAAAGAACAATCTTAGATTCAGGAACCATTTCCCTTATTTTTTCAGCAACCTCTAAAATACTTAAATTTAGGTTATCAGAGCCTACGTTAAAGATTTCTCCACCTACTTTAAAGTCAGGAGCCTCTATTACCTTAATTATTGCCCTTGCAATATCTTTAACATGCATAAAAGGTCTAATCTGTTTACCATCTCCATACACCGTAATTTTCTTTTCTTTTAAAGCCTTTGCAATTAAAAGATTTACCACAAGATCAAAGCGCATTCTTGGTGAATATCCAAAAGCTGTGGCAAATCTAAGTATTACAGGAGAAAAACCATCTCCCTTTAGATCAAGTAGTGCTTTCTCTGAAAATAGCTTTGTTTCTGCATAAAGTGAAAGTGGAGAAGGTTCTGTTTCTTCTGTGCATTTTTCCTCTTTATATCCATAAACGCTACAGGTAGATGCAAATATGAGCTTGCCTATTCCAAAATATTTTGCTATTTCACCTAAATTTTTTGTTGAAAAATAATTAATTTCAAGAGTTTCTCTAGGTCTAAGCTTACTTGACGGATCCCCTACTATTGCAGCTAGGTGAACCACAAGATCTACATCTTGAATGGCCTCTACTATATCTCTTGTATTTATCAAGTCACCCCTGAAAAATTTAAATTTTTTACTATTTATATCTATAATTCCCTGATCACCATAGAGTAAGTTATCAAAAACTTTTACCTTGTAACCTCTTTTAAGGAGCATTCGCACAAGAACGGAGCCTATGTATCCTGCCCCACCGATAACAAGCACTTTTTTCGTTTTTTTCAATTTTTTCGGAATAGAGTCAAAGAAGAAATTACCCTTTGGCTCTATAGTTACAATTCTTTTAATTTTTTTATTTCTTGATAAAACAGGTACAATTAAGCTTTTTGATTTTGGAATTTTATTTTCCTCTCTTAGTTTTTGTATTAATACCAAAATCTTGTCTCTATTCCAATCTTCATAGAATTTAATAGGTTTTTTATTCATTATTTTTTCGATTTTATCAGTTAGACTTACTCCTTTGAGTAAGGCTCTTCTTATGTCTCCGTCACTTACTACTCCTTTTAGTCTTTCCTTGCTGTCTACAACAAAAGCTAAACCTAAACCAGTTTCATTTATCATGTGCATAGTCTCTTTTAAAGTTTTACTTTTGTGAATTAGAGGTAACTTATCCATTATAACTCGACTATAACTTCTCCATCTGGTTTTAATTCTTTTATTTTTATACTCTCAAAGGTATAAACTTCTGTTTCCTTATTTTTCCATTCGTTATAAGAAAGACCAGCTTTAACACAAGTCTCAGATAAAAACGTTTCTTCATCAAAACCATATTCTACTGCAACTTGAGGAAGTAAAAGTCCCCTTTTTGTTCCCCTTTTAACAAGAAGACCTGTTTTTCCTATTTTGATATATTTTTTGTATTTTGTAGGATTTACCTTTAAAAGTTTTGGTTCACTTAGTATAGTTATCTCCATAGTTAAATTTGAAAGTTCCTCTTCGGTTTTTATTGGAGAAAATCTTGGGTCATAAAAGGCTGATTCAATGGAGGTTATTATTACGTTTTCCCATATGGGAGTATTTGGATAAGGATTTCCTATGCATCCTCTTAGGGTTTTTTTTGGATAAGTATAAAGTGTTGTAAAGACTCCCATTTTTTCTGAGAATTTTGACTTTATGTCCTCACTTGCTGTAACGTTTTCTCCTTTAAGGTATTTGACAATAGCTTCACGTGCAAGCTCTATAAGTTTTTTTCCGTCTTCTTTACTTATCTTCAAATCTTTCAAGCTTTTCATAGTATTTTAAAATTATTTCTTTTAAATCTGGAGAAAATTTTTCATCATTTAAAAGTTCTCTTTTTCCTTCAAGTATTTTAAAGAAATTTTTAAAAGTAATTTCTTTAGGTATAGAAATTTCATAGGGTTTTGGCCTTTCTGCGTATCTTTTTTTCACAAATTCTCTTTTTCTTACGCTTTTTTGTGCCTGTAAAAGCCTAGATGTTATTCTTTTCTGAAGATCTTTTAGCCTTTCGGTAACCTCAAATCTTTCTAATTTTTCTTTAGATTCTTCCATGTCTTTTGCTGCGCCTTCAAGGATATTTCTTATATCTGACCCAGCGCCCTTTTCCTTAAGCTTTTCAATTAATTCTGAGAGCTCTTTTAATAATTCGCCTTGCTCTTTTGCTAATTCTTGCAGAAGTCTCTTTTCTTCTTCAGAAAGTTTAAGAGGTTGTGGTAAAGATAAAATAGAAAGTGCTAATCTATTTATGTTTTCTTGTCTTTTTATTAGTTCAGAAAGTTTTTGTATTAAGTTTTCCATCATTTCACCCTCACTTCCTTGAGTACTTGAAATTTCTCTAGAGAAATTTAGAATAATGTAGGAAGATTTTGAAAGTTGAGCTCTAATGTCCCTTAATATCTCTTCTGCTTGGTATTTTCCTCCGTATTTAACCTTATTTAAATACTCATCCATTAAAAAGGCAGCTACTTTCATTTCTCTTATTGCTTCATGTGGGAAAAGTAAAGTATTTCTAGTTTCTAAAGTTATCTCTTCTACAAATTTTCTGTAGGCGATGTTGTAGTCTTGGTCGAAGTTATCTATTTCTTTTAGGAATCCCATAAGGCCCCAAAAGGCTTTTTCAATTAATTTAAACGAAAACTCAAGATTTCTTTTTAAATAATTCTGTAGTGCCATCTCAAGATTCTCTCTCATCTTCTTTGTTTTTTTATATCCTTCCTTTAGATTTTTCCTATCAATCTCACTTAACGAAGCTTTCCCCTCTTTTATGGCCTCCTCAATATTTAGCTTAGTTTCATCGGTGTACTCATCCTTTATATCCTCCATCTCTTTTATTATATTACTAAGTTCTTTCTTGTTTTCATTTATATTTTTTTCACTAGGTTCTCTTAGTGACTCAAATAATTTATTTTCCAGATTTTTTGCGCTCTCAACAAGTTTTTTAAGCTGATATTCTTTTTTTATTCTCTCAAGTAGAGAAATTGTTCTCTCTAAATTTTCTTTCCATATTTCTCTTTTTTGAATCAGTTCTTTTAAACTTTTCTCGAGTTGTTCTCTATTTTCTAATTTAATAGCTCTTTCTAAATCTTCATAAACTTTTTTAAGCTCTTCGCTAAATAGTTCTTTCATTAATTCTGTTATTTTATGTATTTTTTCGTTTAGCTCTGGATCAATTGAGATTAAATTTTCTTCAAAAGATTTAATTTTGTTTTCAATTTCTTCTAATTTCTGAGTTAACTCTTCAAGAGATTTTCTAATTTCAGCAGTTTCTCTAGTTAATTCGCTTTTTGCTATATTCTCACTTATTTTTTCTCTTAATTCTTTAATTTCTCTTAAAATGTTTGATGCCTCTTTTTTTATTGGCAATAGTTCCTCTCTAAATTTTTCTGTCTCTTTTTTTACCTCCTCGTATATCTCCTCAAATGTGGGCATGTGAATTAAAATCTTTCTAGAATCCGAAAATTTTTTAGTTTCGTCTTTATCATAAACTCTAAAGTGAACATAGAAGTTTTCTCCTGGTCTTGGATTTATGGGATCAAGATCAAGTAGATAATAAAAAGTATCCTCTTTTTTATCTTTAAATTTTTTGACAATTTTCTCAAGAACATATTTATTATCTCTCTGTAAGTAAACGTATGCCTTATCAAGGCCTATATCATCGCTTGCGTATACTAAAAACGGAATTTTCATGTTATCTGGAACCTTAACGTCGCCCTCAGGATATAGGATTTTTACAACAGGTTTTATTTCTTTCATGATTTCTACGTGAATCAAGTTAGGATCAAGGAAACTGTCCTTTTCTAAGTAATGGATAAATCTGATTTTAGAGTTTTCAAAGAACTTAAATTTAAAGCTAAATTCACTTTTATTTTTTAGGATAATTTTTGAACTATTTATTAATATTTTTTCTGAGTCAACGGGGAGAGAAAGGCTTACTTTAAATTCGATTTCTCTATTTTCTTTAATTTTAATGGACGGAAGTGGAAGTTCTTGGCCTTCGCTAAAGGCGCTTATTTTTTTTATCTTAGGTGGATCCAAAAATTTTGTTTTAAGATATGGAGTTTCATCACTTTCAGTTCTTAACTTAAACTCAAAATCACCTGTCTCCGGCTTTATCGTAATAATTACGTTGTTATTATAAACAGGTATACTTTCTTTATAACTTTTACCTCTTTTTTTATAAAGAAAAATTACCTTGTCAATCTTTTTCCCTATTATCTTTGCGTTATAAACAAATGGCTCTGTGGTGTAATAAAAGGGTTTAAGTCTTTTATAAATTATTTTCTCTCTCGGCTCCTTTATGTTGAATAAATTTTTTATAAAATTTTCTCTAAACAGATAGGATCCAATCGTTAATACTGCCAAGGAAAGAATAAAAACTCTAACCTCTTTTCTTAAGCTCCTATTTAACAATTTTTTTAAGTCAATTTTTTCTAATTTACTGAAAATAAAGTCAGAGTAAGCTTTTTCAAATTTATTTTCACTTTTTCTGTAAATAAAAGCTGTGAGTATTTTGCCTTCATATCCTTTCAATAACTTTTCAAACTCCAAAGCGAAGTAACTCTGGCTTTTAAGAAAAATTCTTAGTGGTATTAAAAAAGTAAAAAATGGAAGAATAAGGATGATCTTAAAACCTGTAACACCAAAAAGTGTAATAGACAGAAAAAGAGCCGAGAGAAAGAGAATAAAAAATCTTTTTAGTTCATAGTAAATTAACCTTTTTTTAAATTCTTTTAATTTATTCATTCAATTAGTCTTACGTCTGAATGATCACCTAATATAAATCTATGAATTCTTGGTCTTAAATGATCTTGAAAAATCTTCACTTCCTTTCCAATTATACTCATTTCTATTCTTCCCTTTATATTCTTTATTTCACTTTTTTCCATTATAATTGAGTCTTCAATTTCTGTATTTTCAATATAACAATCTTCCTGAATTGATGTAAAGGGTCCGATATAACTTTTAATAATTTTTGTACCAGCCTTTATAATCACAGGACCCCTTATTAAGCTTTCTATAATCTGAGCCCCTTTTTCCACTTTAACTTTACCTATTATTTTGGAATTAATTATTTTTCCTTCAATTTCAGGTTCTAAGTCTTCAAGAACAAATCTATTTGCCTCTATGAGATCTTCAGGTTTACCAGTATCTTTCCACCATCCTTTTATAAGAAGGGCATCAACGTTTAAATTTTTATCAATTAGCCATTGAATAGCATCGGTAATCTCAAGTTCATTTCTCCAGGAGGGTTTTATTTCCTCACAGGCATTAAATATATTTTTGTCAAAAAAGTATACTCCTACTAAAGCAAACTCAGAAGGGGGATTTTTAGGTTTTTCAACAAGTCTAACGACTTTTCCATTTTTAAGCTCGGCAACCCCAAAGTCCTGTGGATTTGAAACTCTTGAAAGTAAAATAAGTGAATTTAGTTTTTTCTTCTCAAAGTATTCACGGAATTTTTTTAAGTCATCTTTTATTAGGTTATCACCGAGGAATACTATGAAGGGTTCATCTCCTATAAAGTCTTTTGAAATTTTCACTGCATGAGCTAAACCAAGAGGTTTTGGTTGAAAAATGTAAGTTACTTTAACATTAAACTTTGAGCCATCTCCTACAGAATTTTTTATCTCTTCACCTGTTTCACCTATAACTATACCAATATTTTCTATACCAGCATTTCTAACTGCTTCAATTCCATAAAAAAGTATAGGTTTTCCTCCCACAGGGATAAGTTGTTTTGCCGAGGTATGAGTTAATGGTCTTAACCTTGTTCCTCTCCCTCCACTTAAAATTAGTGCTTTCATTTTATCAATCCTATTGTAAGGATTAGAATGATTTTAAATTTAGTCATTATTTTATATTATACGTTAGATTTGGGGGAAATTGAAAATTAAAGTTCTTTTAGTATATACAAAAAATATGTCAGTAAAGCACTTATATCATTGTTATCCGGTAATACCCTGTATATTAGTAGTAAAGCACGGTGATAAGGTTAATGGTATGTCAATTGCTTGGCATTCACCTCTTTCTTTTTCTCCTCCGCTTTATGGTGTTTTAATATCTCCAAAAAGGTATACCTATGAACTCCTTGTAAAGGCAAAGGATTTTACAATTAACTTTGTTGATTATAAAAGTGCTAAGCTTCTTGCAATAATGGGAAGAATAAGTGGTAGAACTAGGGATAAAATAAAAGACTTTAACATAGAGTTAAGTAACTCAAAAAAAGTTAATTCTCCCTACTTAAAGGACGCGTATGCTGTTTACGAGTGTATAAAAGAAAGACAAGTAATTACTGGAGATCACATACTTTTTATAGGTGAAATCGTAGAGGTTCATGAAAGGGAAAAAACTTTTGATGAAGAGGGTTTACCGAATCTCAATGAACTAAAACCTGCCCTCTATCTTGGTAAGGACAGATACTTTACTTTAAAAGAGATAGAGGAACCCAAACTGATTCTACCAGAGTAAGGTAAATTCGGAGTAGAAAAACTATTTTCTGTAGAAATAAAATTCTTTATCTTCTATTATTGTTACCTTAAGTGTGCCCTTTTCTACTTCTTTTAAAAGTTCTTCTCTGAGTTCTTTTTCACTCATTTTTGTTAATTTTT
This window harbors:
- a CDS encoding TIGR00296 family protein; the protein is MKISKEDGKKLIELAREAIVKYLKGENVTASEDIKSKFSEKMGVFTTLYTYPKKTLRGCIGNPYPNTPIWENVIITSIESAFYDPRFSPIKTEEELSNLTMEITILSEPKLLKVNPTKYKKYIKIGKTGLLVKRGTKRGLLLPQVAVEYGFDEETFLSETCVKAGLSYNEWKNKETEVYTFESIKIKELKPDGEVIVEL
- a CDS encoding ZIP family metal transporter, whose protein sequence is MVLISVIISTTLVSLISLIGVIFLILKREIFAKIIFFLISLATGALLGGSLIHLLPHSLEKIEPLVASWLFILGFVFFFMLERIFRWRHCHELGCEVHPVTYLSLIGDSLHNLIDGVIIATSFLVDIKFGIVTTLVVLAHEVPQELGDYAILIFGGVSKEKALFLNFLTSITAVIGGIFGFFFFKESNLIYYLLPFVAGNFLYISASDLVPELHSERDFKKSINSFFLFIAGIFIVFALKLIFE
- a CDS encoding flavin reductase family protein; this encodes MSVKHLYHCYPVIPCILVVKHGDKVNGMSIAWHSPLSFSPPLYGVLISPKRYTYELLVKAKDFTINFVDYKSAKLLAIMGRISGRTRDKIKDFNIELSNSKKVNSPYLKDAYAVYECIKERQVITGDHILFIGEIVEVHEREKTFDEEGLPNLNELKPALYLGKDRYFTLKEIEEPKLILPE
- a CDS encoding glucose-1-phosphate thymidylyltransferase, producing MKALILSGGRGTRLRPLTHTSAKQLIPVGGKPILFYGIEAVRNAGIENIGIVIGETGEEIKNSVGDGSKFNVKVTYIFQPKPLGLAHAVKISKDFIGDEPFIVFLGDNLIKDDLKKFREYFEKKKLNSLILLSRVSNPQDFGVAELKNGKVVRLVEKPKNPPSEFALVGVYFFDKNIFNACEEIKPSWRNELEITDAIQWLIDKNLNVDALLIKGWWKDTGKPEDLIEANRFVLEDLEPEIEGKIINSKIIGKVKVEKGAQIIESLIRGPVIIKAGTKIIKSYIGPFTSIQEDCYIENTEIEDSIIMEKSEIKNIKGRIEMSIIGKEVKIFQDHLRPRIHRFILGDHSDVRLIE
- a CDS encoding NAD-dependent epimerase/dehydratase family protein, with the protein product MDKLPLIHKSKTLKETMHMINETGLGLAFVVDSKERLKGVVSDGDIRRALLKGVSLTDKIEKIMNKKPIKFYEDWNRDKILVLIQKLREENKIPKSKSLIVPVLSRNKKIKRIVTIEPKGNFFFDSIPKKLKKTKKVLVIGGAGYIGSVLVRMLLKRGYKVKVFDNLLYGDQGIIDINSKKFKFFRGDLINTRDIVEAIQDVDLVVHLAAIVGDPSSKLRPRETLEINYFSTKNLGEIAKYFGIGKLIFASTCSVYGYKEEKCTEETEPSPLSLYAETKLFSEKALLDLKGDGFSPVILRFATAFGYSPRMRFDLVVNLLIAKALKEKKITVYGDGKQIRPFMHVKDIARAIIKVIEAPDFKVGGEIFNVGSDNLNLSILEVAEKIREMVPESKIVLLKEKEDNRNYFVSFEKIRKTLKFKAKYGIEQAVKEISEAFEKGKIKNFYNKIYSNYYSLSEM
- a CDS encoding DegT/DnrJ/EryC1/StrS family aminotransferase; its protein translation is MKKPAILGGSPAFNTLLPISRPFCPKVKDLKEKLSDIFSTGQITNSKYVREFEEMICDYINVPYAICVSSCTLGLVLTLKALSLEGSKFIVPSFTFPVTVTSLLWNNIEPKFADIDPETLNISTQSIEKNIDEDTRGILGVHVYGTPCEVEYLEELAKRYNLFLLFDAAHAFGAKYRGKLIGCFGDAEIFSLSPTKTVMAGEGGVVTTNNRELAEKIKILRNYGDPGTNDFEYIGLNSRMSELHAILGIFSLKRVEEEVEIRNELANIYMENLKELPGISFQKVKEHVRSTFKDFSIILDEEKFGLKRDIVKLALEKENIQVKRYFYPPCHKQKFFGERFKDLNLKVTEKISNSVISLPIYSSLKKKDVIKICECIKRIYDFKEEIKNYISLKE